The region CTTGCTATGACAGTCCTACCGCAGAGGACAGAAGTGCCCAAAACTTTGATAAAGAAGGATTCATTAATTTGGATTGGTTGAAATCTATCTTACCGAGCAACCAGGCTGACTTTTATTTTTGCGGACCAGTACCTTTTATGAAAGCTGTTAATAAGGCTCTCAAAGATTGGAACATACCAGAAAAACAAACGCATTATGAAGTCTTTAGTCCTGTCAGTATTTTGGAAGAACAGAAGTCTGAAAAGCCATCCGTAACAGCGTCACGTTAAAAGAGAATACGCAACATATTTGAAGGAGGAGGGGAATTATGGAAACACAAGAAAATGAAAAAACACAACGCTTGCAGGGGATGCTTCAAGAGGCATTACACCCCTTAACAGGAAAAATAAAAATATTGGAGCAAGAGCTAGAATCCGTTCGAAAGGGTCAGGATGAATTAAAAAAAATGCTGGAAGAACGAAAAAAGGATGGCTAAGGGTTCGTAACCATTTTAAAATATCTAAAAGGTATCTAAAAGGTATTCTCAATTAGGCGCTTACCTTGAATTAAGATAGGTGTCTTTATTTTTGTAAAAAAATTGAAATGGACCAGCTGTTTTGGAATAATTGATAATAGGCGCGGAATTCATATAATATTAAAATTATTCATAAAGTGATTCTGTTGGGTATTCTGTATTATCCTGAAGCCAATGAAGTTGAAAAGGAAAATTATGAAAATACATTTGACTATGCCGCAATCGGGCGCCATTCCGGAATAAAATCTGGTACCTAATTCCGCGAAAATGGGTTATTTAGTTGAATAACTGAAAGCGTTGACAAACCAAATCAAAAGAGTAAAATAAGTCCAATGTGAATTATCTAATAGAGGTGATAATATGCTTGGGCTACCAAAAGGTGAGGTTTTTTTAGCACCTTGGACAGAGAATTGGGATAAGGAATTTTTATTGGAGAAAGAGCGAATACAAAAGAAAATTGGTATGTATATTGTAGATGTTTATCACGTTGGAAGTACAGCAGTAAAGTATCTAAGTGCAAAACCAATAATTGATATTGCTGTTGAAATTAAGAAATTTAGCGACGGAGAATATTGTATCTTACCTCTGGAAAACCTGGGTTATTCTTATAAGGGCACAAACATTCTACCTGATAGACATTATTTTAATAAAGGAGAACCCCGGACACATCAAATCCATATGTATCAAAGTGGAAGTAGATATTTGCTTGACCAGTTGAATTTTAGAGATTATCTAAGAAGTAACGATGAAGCAAGAATTGAATATCAGCAACTAAAACTGAAACTGTCAAAGGAAAATCACAATAATAAACATAAATACGCAGATGAAAAGACTGATTTTGTTAATTCTGTTCTAGGCAAGATTAAATACCCTTGTCCACTTACCCAGCATAATTACTATTTTTGAATTGGACCAGTTTATGAAATAAAGCAATTAGGATTGGGGGGATAATAATGGGGAAATGGTATGGCGCTGGAGGAGTGTGTGTGAAGGACGGGAAAGTTTTAATGGTTTTGCAAGGGACTACTGAAGAACCAAAACGTTGGTCAGTTCCCTCTGGGGGTCTTGAAACAGAAGAGACGTTTGAAGAGTGTTGCATCAGAGAAATCAAGGAAGAAACAGGTTATGATGTTGAAATCATACAACCATTATTCAAAAAGGACGGCCAATTCAGTGAAGCACATTATTTTGAAGTTAAAATAACAGGAGGAAAACCAACAATACAGGATCCTGATGAGGTAATTTATGATATTGATTGGAAATCATCATTAGTGATTTGTCGCTTTCGTTTGAGGAAGACAGAGAGCTTTTAATGGACTTTTTAAATGGTAATAAGAAAAGGATTTAATCAGATAATGCTGTGTTTGGCATCTTCCGTAAACGGGCGCTAATATCTAAAAGAATTTAGCGCCCGATATTGCATCATAGAGCCATATTGCGATAGATTGAGCTACTAGTAAAGAAAAAGAATGATTATCGTGAAATGAGGGGTTATAGTCCTAACTATAAAGGAGAAAAGTTCTATGAGTTGGAATCTGCGGTATCTGATGCGAATTTAGTTACTGCATCAGGAATAGCTCCTCTGGAATTTGCGATGGAGGTACTGAAAAAAATAGATGTATTTGCACCAGATACATTACATTCATGGTATAACCTAAATAAGACTCATAAACCTGAATACTTCTTCCAGTTAATGAATTCAATAAATAGCTGAGCTAAAAAATCAACTTAGCAGTTTTATATTAGTTCAAATAAAAATAATGAAGTAACCGAAAAGCTCACTTTCTCTATTTTGTTTTGCAAAGAAGTTGGGCCTTTTAATTTGTAATTTTCTTATCGTTGTAAATCTGCATTTTCCTGACGCTACCCCTTTAGAATTGGCGAGGTACCTTACTAGCAAAATGAGCCTTCCATATAGTTATTAAAACTAATAAGGAATAGCGCTAATATTGTATGTAAGGGCAAGAGTTGAAAAACTTATTGTGAAATTAGAGGTACGTATGCCAAATCATCATTTGAGACGATTATTTGTACATTATCTCTACTCTACATTATCATAAAATGTCTGAAAATTCAAGTCTTGTTATACATCTATAGAAGGTGTATTAAGTAATAGAGGTGATAAAAAATGGAACAAAAAAGTATGACTGCACTTGTAAGTGCCTTTGCTCGTGCGTATCATTCTACGCAAAAAGAAATAAAAATATTTAATGATTATTTAGCTAAGGAGGTTTTAACGCTAGAGGAATATGATCAAATCGCTTGCCATATGTCCAAAGGAATTGATTTCTTTAATCCGTCTTTTGATGGAACAGAAGATAAAGCTTTACAGTGGGTGGTAGATAATCAATTATCTCCTTCTCCACTCGGAAGAGCTGCATTTTCTGAAAGTATGCTTAAAAATGCCGTGAAAATTGGTACGGAGCAATATTTGATTTTTGCTGCGGGATACGATACGTTTTCTCACCGTCAACCTGACTGGGCGACAAATATCGAGATTTTTGAATTTGACCATCCGGATATGATTGCGGACAAACAAAAACGCATTCATGATTTGGTAGAGAAAAGGCCGGCAAATATACACTATGTTGCTGTAGATTTTGAGGAAGACTATTGGCAGAGCTGTTTGTTAGATTGTCAGGCATTTGATCAAAACAAAATAAGTTTTTGCAGTTTGTTGGGGATCAGTTACTATTTGTCAAAAGAAAAATTTAGTGCAATCGTTCAAGTGTTGTCAAGGTATGTACCGAAAGGCAGCAGTGTCGTTTTCGACTATCCTGATGAAAACACCCATACAGAAAAGGCAGGTGTACGAGCTAAAAAACAAGTGGCGATTGCCGGGGCAGCGAACGAAAAAATGCACTCCGGTTATTCTTATCTGGAGATGGAAAAGCTTTTAGCCGACAACTCCTTCTTTATTTATGAACATTTGACGCCGGATGAAATTACGGAGCATTTTTTCAAAAAGTATAACGAGGCTCATCCGCAACATCAAATGACGGCGTTTGACAATGTGAATTATTGCTTGGCTGTGAAAAGATAAATTGCCCTTATTCCAGAAATGGGCGCCTATCTTGAAGAAAGAAAAGGTTCCAGTAAATAATCTAAAGCAATAATTGGTGGGGGTTGAAATGGATTTAACTTTTATTAGACATGGCCAAGGTCAGCATACACTAGAACCACCCAACAGCTTACGCATTAAAGATCCTTCATTAACTGATGAAGGAATAGATCAAGCTAAATTATTAAGAAAGAAAATTCCTTTATCTGATACAGATCTTGTTGTAATTAGCCCTATTAGAAGAACGCTGCAAACTGCATTTATTTGGAGTGAAGGTATCCGGTGTAAAAAAATCGTGAGTCCAATGGTATCACCAAGAATGTTTCCGCAAAAGAAAGAATCGAAGACCCTACCTTGTGACGTGATTATGGATTGCAGCGAAATAAAAAATGAATTTCCTGATTTTATAATAGAAAAAAATTCAACAAATGATCTGTGGAGCCGGGGAATAAATAGCACTTCCGAAGACGAGTTTAAAATCATTGGAAAGAGGTTTATTCAATGGTGTAAGCTCCAATCTAGGGAAAAAATCTATGTTGTATCTCACGATGGTACCATTACTTCCTATCGACAATTGTTATCGAATCAAACATTCACTAGAAAAGACTTTCCAAAAGAAGCAGGTTGGATAAATGTACACTGTTAAGCTAACGGGCGCGAATCTTTAATAAGGGTTGGCGCCAATCTCGCATTATTAGACCATTTCATGAAAGGACATGAAACTTTTAGTCTTAGTTAAGCGTATTTCAAATAGACCTGTTTAAAAAACATATTCTTTAGATATTCAATTATGTTTTGGTAGTTATTTCAGCTAAGAAATAAATTGAGGTGTATTTAATGCTTAGTAAAGATGAGATTCCAACAATTGTATTCAATTCTCTCGAGCCATATGAAAATATAAAAGGTAAAAAGAAATCAACATTGTTTCAACTAAAAGTGTATCGAGGCTGGGACATAACTAGCCAAAAATAACTTAAAAATGGTTCCGATCATCGATTGTTGGTGATCGGAACCATTTTGATTTGGATTATTTTTATGATCTGTTGGTTGATTTACGTTCATGGCAGTGTACTTTCGCAAGTTCACCGCCATGAATGCAAATCCTAATTCATTTTCCACTTTCTCTTTGCCCCGTACAGAAAAACGGGTGAAACGCAAATTAGCCTTCAAGAATCCGAAGACTGGTTCCACCTCAATTTTACGTTTACCGTAAATTTCACCAGTTTCTTTTTCCGAAAGCTGTTGTCTCGTATATGCTTTTTGTTGCTCCCACTTTTGGTTATAATAAATTCTTCGGTTATGGCCTTCCTTTGCTTTGGTGCATTGGGATCGTAACGGACAACCGGAACAGTCTTCACATTCATAAACTTTAAATGTCCTTGTATAACCATATCGGTCTGTTCGGTTGGACATATAGCGGAAGGTTAATCTTTTACCATTCGGACAGGTAAAGGTATCATTTTCCTCGCTATATTCCCAATTGGCTACATTAAAGGCGTTTTCCTTATATTTCTTTTTCTTCTCTTTACGGTATTGGTTATACGTAATCAGTGGCGTGCGTTTCCGATTCTCGATGACGTCTTCGTAGTTTTGTTCACTTCCATAGCCTGCGTCAGCGACAATATACGTCGGTAGCTTAAAGAAACGTTCCTCGATATGATCCAGAAAAGGAATGAATGTACGTGTATCTGTCGGGTTTGGAAACACATCATAAGCGAGCGCATATTGTCCTTCTGTCGCAAGTTGCACATTATAGCCTGCTTTCAGTTGGCCATTTCTCATATGGTCATCTTTCATTCGCATAAACGTGGCATCATGATCTGTCTTGGAGTAACTGTTGCGTGTTCCGAAGGTTTCCATGTCCTGCTGGTATTTCTGTTTGCGTGCCACGTAATCCTTAAATTGTTTACGATATTGTTTCGGTGTTTTGCGTTCGGAGCGAAGCCGTTTCCGTTCGCTTCCATCTTCACTTGCTTCGATTTTTTTATTATAGGCTTCAACGTTCTCATCCAGCTTTTCGACTACTTTTTCGAGCTCATCGGTAGATAGCTCATCTGCGCTTTCCCGTTCGATTTCCGGAATAATTTCTTTTTCCAATAGTTCATCATACATCTGGTTGGACTTCTCCACCAAATTGGCACTGTATTTTTCAATCGCTTTACGCCAAACAAATGTATACTTATTGGCATTCGCTTCGATTTTGGTTCCGTCCATAAAAATCGCTTCTTCATCTATCTGTTCTTCCTGTACAAGCTGACAACGAAATTGCACGAAGCACTGACGCAATAGTTCTTTGACCTCTGGATGAACACGGAATCGATTGATGGTGCGATAACTCGGCTCATATCCCTGGGCTAACCACATCATACGTACACTATCGTTCAGTAATCCTTCCACCTTTCTGCCAGAGAAAACAGATTGCGTGTAAGCACATAAAATAATTTTCATCATCATGCGTGGATGATAAGCTGGACAACCAGTGTCACGTAAAAAGTTAATGAATGCATCATCCGGAATAGCTTCCACTATGTCATTCACAGCGTAAGCAATATCATCTTCTTGAAGTTTTATTTCTAAATCTAACGGCAAAACCACTTGATTCATGTTATAATGTTTAAACATAAGGACACCTCCGATGATTATTGTGTGGTTACTTTAATTTTATCAGAAGGTGTCCTTTTTGTTTATTAAAAGCAAAAAAATAAGCGTGGTCTTTCCACTTAATGGTGGAGACCACGCTTATTCTATTTTACTGGGTTTTGTCCCAGCCTCTTTACGGTAACACCTCCTGTTGAGTATGTAATTATAAGAGAAGATGGCGCTATCCCACCTTTCGATGAGGCAAAGGAAGTTGGTTTTTTAGCAATAGGATTCAATACCACAAATCACAATTTAAATAATATCGGGAAAGGCTGGCTGAATCCATCAACTAAACTGTTGTATAAAAATTTATTAAACGCGCTTGAGCAACTTCAAGAAAAGATTAAAACTATGGCGCCTTCGGATGTGTTGCACTCGTTACATTCTTTTAAAGAAATGGCGGGGTATAGTATTGAACAACAGGAAATTATTGAGAAAACAGTAAAAGAAGGACTTAATTATGCAAAATTTGTAAATAACCAAGGGGTATTAGTTGAAGAAAATGTAACATATCTTCATCAAAATAAAGATGAAACCATGAGAGCATTAAACCAGAAACAGTTAAACCAAATGGAAACTGATAACCACAGAAAAAAAGTTCTTTTTTTCCTGTTTAAAAAGATGTGGATA is a window of Virgibacillus ihumii DNA encoding:
- a CDS encoding NUDIX hydrolase, translated to MGKWYGAGGVCVKDGKVLMVLQGTTEEPKRWSVPSGGLETEETFEECCIREIKEETGYDVEIIQPLFKKDGQFSEAHYFEVKITGGKPTIQDPDEVIYDIDWKSSLVICRFRLRKTESF
- a CDS encoding IS1182 family transposase, producing MFKHYNMNQVVLPLDLEIKLQEDDIAYAVNDIVEAIPDDAFINFLRDTGCPAYHPRMMMKIILCAYTQSVFSGRKVEGLLNDSVRMMWLAQGYEPSYRTINRFRVHPEVKELLRQCFVQFRCQLVQEEQIDEEAIFMDGTKIEANANKYTFVWRKAIEKYSANLVEKSNQMYDELLEKEIIPEIERESADELSTDELEKVVEKLDENVEAYNKKIEASEDGSERKRLRSERKTPKQYRKQFKDYVARKQKYQQDMETFGTRNSYSKTDHDATFMRMKDDHMRNGQLKAGYNVQLATEGQYALAYDVFPNPTDTRTFIPFLDHIEERFFKLPTYIVADAGYGSEQNYEDVIENRKRTPLITYNQYRKEKKKKYKENAFNVANWEYSEENDTFTCPNGKRLTFRYMSNRTDRYGYTRTFKVYECEDCSGCPLRSQCTKAKEGHNRRIYYNQKWEQQKAYTRQQLSEKETGEIYGKRKIEVEPVFGFLKANLRFTRFSVRGKEKVENELGFAFMAVNLRKYTAMNVNQPTDHKNNPNQNGSDHQQSMIGTIFKLFLASYVPASIHF
- a CDS encoding GrpB family protein yields the protein MLGLPKGEVFLAPWTENWDKEFLLEKERIQKKIGMYIVDVYHVGSTAVKYLSAKPIIDIAVEIKKFSDGEYCILPLENLGYSYKGTNILPDRHYFNKGEPRTHQIHMYQSGSRYLLDQLNFRDYLRSNDEARIEYQQLKLKLSKENHNNKHKYADEKTDFVNSVLGKIKYPCPLTQHNYYF
- a CDS encoding phosphoglycerate mutase family protein — translated: MDLTFIRHGQGQHTLEPPNSLRIKDPSLTDEGIDQAKLLRKKIPLSDTDLVVISPIRRTLQTAFIWSEGIRCKKIVSPMVSPRMFPQKKESKTLPCDVIMDCSEIKNEFPDFIIEKNSTNDLWSRGINSTSEDEFKIIGKRFIQWCKLQSREKIYVVSHDGTITSYRQLLSNQTFTRKDFPKEAGWINVHC
- a CDS encoding class I SAM-dependent methyltransferase, yielding MEQKSMTALVSAFARAYHSTQKEIKIFNDYLAKEVLTLEEYDQIACHMSKGIDFFNPSFDGTEDKALQWVVDNQLSPSPLGRAAFSESMLKNAVKIGTEQYLIFAAGYDTFSHRQPDWATNIEIFEFDHPDMIADKQKRIHDLVEKRPANIHYVAVDFEEDYWQSCLLDCQAFDQNKISFCSLLGISYYLSKEKFSAIVQVLSRYVPKGSSVVFDYPDENTHTEKAGVRAKKQVAIAGAANEKMHSGYSYLEMEKLLADNSFFIYEHLTPDEITEHFFKKYNEAHPQHQMTAFDNVNYCLAVKR